A part of Myxococcales bacterium genomic DNA contains:
- a CDS encoding IS110 family transposase, translating to MTKRSNKKYPKSQPSSAFRLTPMNPCVAGIDIGSRSVFICIGFADGHQEIREYLTFTEDLKNMLRWIQQNGIQSVAMESTGVYWIPVYDILAQAGIDVMLVNAYYLKTVPGRKTDVKDCQWIQQLHAYGLLRGSFRPDDEGVIFRGYVRQRSRLFELASQQVQLMHKALVQMNLQLNHVVTDITGVTGMSIIRAIVSGERNPVALAKYRDCRCKKEEKEIAKALDGNYRQEHLLALKHALEAYDFFHQQALECEDAVEQMLKKWQVSERAKEALAEIPSSMEESPTNRRTARRKTKSNPSPYHFEADITLEKILHVNLTDIPGLEANSIIKILAETGTDMSKWPSSKHFASWLGLCPGNKISGGKVLSSRSKPTANRASQALRLAANSLYRSKTALGAYFRRMRARLGAPKAITATAHKLAKILYTMLRERKSFNEAGQLAYEQAYKAKQLLSLERRAQELGYKLMAC from the coding sequence ATGACAAAGAGAAGTAACAAGAAATATCCAAAATCTCAACCCTCATCTGCTTTTAGGCTAACACCCATGAATCCATGTGTTGCTGGCATAGACATTGGCTCTAGGTCTGTATTTATTTGTATTGGTTTTGCCGACGGTCACCAAGAGATACGCGAATATCTGACTTTCACAGAAGATCTCAAAAATATGCTGAGGTGGATCCAACAAAATGGTATCCAGAGCGTAGCGATGGAGTCCACAGGTGTGTACTGGATCCCGGTTTATGATATTTTGGCCCAAGCTGGCATAGACGTCATGCTAGTAAATGCATACTACCTCAAAACGGTGCCAGGTAGAAAAACAGACGTGAAGGATTGCCAATGGATTCAACAGTTACACGCCTATGGGTTACTGCGAGGTTCGTTTCGCCCTGATGACGAAGGGGTGATATTCCGTGGGTATGTAAGACAGAGAAGCCGTTTATTTGAGTTGGCATCGCAGCAAGTACAATTGATGCATAAAGCTCTGGTGCAAATGAATCTTCAACTCAACCACGTGGTAACAGACATTACCGGTGTTACAGGGATGAGCATCATTCGGGCGATAGTCTCTGGCGAGCGAAATCCAGTAGCCTTGGCCAAATATCGAGATTGCCGATGCAAAAAAGAAGAAAAGGAAATAGCCAAAGCTCTCGATGGCAACTATCGGCAAGAGCATCTACTAGCCTTGAAACACGCACTTGAGGCTTATGATTTTTTCCACCAGCAGGCTTTAGAATGTGAAGATGCTGTAGAGCAAATGCTGAAGAAATGGCAAGTTTCTGAACGAGCAAAAGAAGCCCTAGCTGAGATTCCAAGTTCGATGGAGGAATCTCCAACAAACCGGCGAACAGCGCGGAGGAAAACAAAATCCAATCCCAGCCCCTATCACTTTGAAGCGGATATCACTTTGGAAAAGATTCTTCACGTCAATCTCACAGATATTCCTGGTTTGGAAGCCAATAGCATTATAAAAATCCTGGCTGAAACCGGTACCGATATGTCAAAATGGCCAAGCTCGAAACACTTTGCTTCCTGGCTTGGCCTTTGCCCTGGCAATAAAATCTCCGGTGGAAAGGTTTTGAGCAGTAGGAGCAAGCCAACTGCCAATCGAGCATCACAAGCCCTGCGCCTGGCAGCCAATTCTCTCTACCGCTCTAAAACGGCCCTTGGCGCCTATTTCCGTCGAATGCGGGCAAGACTTGGTGCTCCAAAAGCAATTACAGCAACTGCCCACAAGCTTGCCAAGATCCTGTATACGATGCTGAGGGAGCGCAAGAGTTTTAACGAAGCTGGCCAACTCGCCTACGAACAGGCGTATAAAGCGAAACAATTGCTATCCTTGGAGAGGCGAGCCCAAGAACTTGGATATAAACTGATGGCCTGCTAA